A genome region from Carya illinoinensis cultivar Pawnee chromosome 2, C.illinoinensisPawnee_v1, whole genome shotgun sequence includes the following:
- the LOC122300286 gene encoding transcriptional corepressor LEUNIG_HOMOLOG-like, with translation MAQSNWEADKMLDVYIYDYLVKKKLHATAKSFMTEGKVAPDPVAIDAPGGFLFEWWSVFWDIFIARTNEKHSEPAAAYIEAQQIKAKEQQQLQMQQFQLMRQAQMQRRDPNHPPLGSPVNSVNPEGVLGQSTASALAAKMYEERMKHSNPMESETSQPLLDARMALLKSTTNHPGQLVQGNSGSVTAALQQIQARSQHNTDIKSEVNMAANQRSLPMDSSSMYAQGIMQSKPGIGNAGLNPGVGSLPLKGWPLTGIDQIRPGLGAQVQKPFLQNANQFQLLPQQQLLAQVQAQGTLGSSPIYGDMDPQRFRGLSRGSMNAKDGQQIGNDGSIGSPMQSTSSKMNMPQMQQSSSQQPDPLHPQQLQQSSRKRKGPSSSGAANSTGTGNTLGPSPNSQPSTPSTHTPGDGVAMAGNLQNVGSVSKGLMMYGADGAGGLASSTNQLEDIEPFGDVGSLEDNVESFLSNDDGDVRDLFGALKRNSAEQAAETSKGFSFNEVSSIRKSNSKVVCCHFSSDGKFLASAGHDKKVVLWNMETLQTDSTPEEHTLIITDVRFRPNSTQLATSSFDKTVRLWDAAKPNYCLQEFHGHTSHVTSLDFHPKKNDLFCSCEANSEIRFWKVKQYSSTRVSKGGSTQVRFQPRIGQLLAAATENVVSIFDVETDRLTHSLQGHSTEVLSVCWDTSGDYLATVSHESIRVWALASGECIHELSSSGNMFHSCVFHPSYSTLLVIGGYQSLELWNMAVNKCMTIPAHECVISALAQSPVTGMVASASHDKSVKIWK, from the exons ATGGCGCAGAGCAATTGGGAAGCAGATAAAAT GcttgatgtttatatatatgattacttGGTGAAGAAAAAATTGCATGCCACAGCGAAATCCTTCATGACTGAAGGGAAGGTTGCACCGGACCCTGTAG CAATTGATGCTCCTGGTGGGTTTCTTTTTGAATGGTGGTCTGTTTTCTGGGACATTTTTATCGCTAGGACCAATGAAAAACATTCGGAGCCTGCTGCAGCTTACATAGAG GCACAACAAATTAAAGCAAAAGAACAGCAGCAACTGCAAATGCAGCAGTTTCAACTAATGCGTCAGGCTCAGATGCAACGAAGGGATCCTAATCATCCTCCCCTGGGCAGTCCAGTGAATTCTGTAAACCCTGAAGGAGTTCTTGGCCAGTCTACTGCAAGTGCATTGGCAGCCAAGATGTATGAGGAACGCATGAAGCATAGCAATCCAATGGAATCAGAGACATCCCAACCACTTCTTGATGCTAGGATGGCCCTTTTGAAATCAACTACTAATCATCCTGG TCAGTTGGTCCAAGGAAACTCTGGAAGTGTGACTGCAGCATTACAGCAAATCCAGGCACGAAGTCAACATAACACC GATATCAAAAGTGAAGTTAACATGGCTGCTAATCAGAGATCCTTACCTATGGATTCTTCTTCGATGTATGCGCAGGGAATCATGCAGTCAAAACCTGGAATAGGAAATGCAG GGTTGAATCCTGGAGTTGGTAGCCTTCCATTGAAGGGGTGGCCTTTAACA GGGATTGACCAAATTCGGCCAGGTTTAGGTGCACAAGTTCAAAAGCCTTTCCTACAGAATGCCAATCAGTTTCAGCTGTTGCCACAGCAACAACTCTTAGCACAGGTGCAAGCACAAGGAACTCTTGGTAGTTCACCTATATATGGAGATATGGATCCTCAAAGGTTTAGAGGATTGTCTAGGGGCTCTATGAATGCGAAAGATGGCCAACAAATTGGAAATGATGGATCCATAGGTTCTCCAATGCAATCAACTTCATCAAAG ATGAACATGCCACAGATGCAGCAGAGTTCATCTCAACAACCAGATCCTTTGCATCCACAGCAACTGCAGCAG AGTAGCCGAAAAAGGAAAGGGCCTTCATCTTCTGGAGCTGCCAACAGTACTGGCACGGGAAACACACTTGGTCCTTCACCAAACTCTCAGCCGTCAACTCCATCTACTCATACTCCTGGTGATGGAGTTGCAATGGCGGGTAATCTGCAGAATGTTGGTAGTGTGTCAAAAGGTTTAATGATGTATGGTGCAGATGGGGCAGGTGGTCTTGCATCATCCACAAACCAGCTG GAAGACATTGaaccttttggagatgttggtTCTTTAGAAGATAATGTGGAATCTTTCCTCTCTAATGATGATGGAGATGTAAGGGATTTATTTGGTGCATTGAAACGGAACTCTGCTGAGCAAGCTGCTGAGACTTCAAAAG GTTTTTCCTTCAACGAAGTTAGTTCCATACGTAAAAGCAATAGCAAAGTTGTCTGCTGTCATTTCTCTTCAGATGGGAAGTTTTTAGCCAGTGCCGGGCATGACAAGAAG GTTGTTCTCTGGAACATGGAGACGCTGCAGACTGATAGCACTCCAGAAGAACACACTTTGATAATTACTGATGTTCGCTTCAGACCAAATTCAACTCAGCTGGCAACTTCTTCATTTGATAAAACTGTGCGACTCTGGGATGCTGCAAAA CCAAACTATTGCTTGCAGGAATTTCATGGGCACACCTCGCATGTTACATCCCTTGATTTTCACCCTAAGAAGAATGACCTTTTCTGCTCTTGCGAGGCTAACAGCGAGATTCGTTTCTGGAAAGTTAAGCAGTATTCTTCAACCCGTGTTTCCAAG GGAGGCTCCACACAGGTGAGATTTCAGCCTAGAATTGGACAACTTCTGGCTGCGGCAACAGAGAATGTTGTGTCCATCTTTGATGTCGAGACTGATAGGCTGACACACTCATTACAA GGGCACTCAACAGAAGTGCTCTCTGTCTGTTGGGACACGAGTGGAGATTATTTAGCAACCGTGAGTCATGAGTCTATCAGAGTGTGGGCATTAGCCTCTGGAGAGTGCATTCACGAGCTCAGTTCCAGTGGAAACATGTTTCATTCTTGTGTTTTCCACCCAAGCTACTCCACTCTCTTGGTCATAGGAGGCTACCAG TCTTTGGAACTTTGGAACATGGCCGTGAATAAGTGTATGACAATTCCAGCTCATGAGTGTGTGATATCGGCTTTGGCACAGTCACCGGTAACAGGGATGGTTGCCTCGGCCAGTCATGACAAATCTGTGAAGATTTGGAAATAA